The DNA region AATCATTATCGCAACGGGAGCCACCGCAAAAAGGATGTTTATTCCTGGAGAAGATGCTTATTGGCAAAAAGGGATTTCCGCCTGCGCGGTTTGCGATGGAGCCCTCCCCATCTATAGAAATAAGGAATTGGCAGTCATCGGCGGAGGAGATTCCGCGGTGGAAGAAGCCTCTCACCTCACGAAATTCGCCTCGAAAGTGTATTTAGTACATAGAAGGGATTCGCTTCGGGCTTCCAAGATCATGCAGAAGCGTGCGACTACTCATCCTAAAATCGAAATATTATGGAATACTACCGTGGAAGGCGCCACCGGAAACGGGAACCAACTCACTTCCCTAAAAGTCAAGGATGTCGTTTCGGGAAGCACCAGAGACTTGTCCGTAGGCGGACTCTTCTATGCGATCGGACACAAACCGAATACGGAAATTTTCGAAGGCCATTTGGACCTAGACGAAACAGGTTATATCAAAACCGTTCCGGGAACGACCAGGACCAGTGTGGAAGGAGTTTTTGCGGCCGGAGACGTGCAAGACAAGACCTATAGGCAAGCGATCACTGCCGCAGGTTCCGGTTGTATGGCGGCTCTCGAGGCGGAACGCTGGCTCGAGGCGAGAGAGGAATGATTTTCGAGTCGCGAGATTCCTTAAGGCCTTGCGACTAAAGTCCCTTTTTGGGAAGAGGTATCGTAGATGAATACCGTGGGCAAAGAAGGTTTTTTCTTTTCTTTCGCCCCGGTTTCCTCCTCTTTTCGAACGATCATCACGATGCGGTCCTTAGGGGAATCCTGGAGAAATTTTTCCAAATAATATTTTTTGGGAAGAACTTGGATGAGATCCTCGGAAATCGGATCGTAAACGAAGACTTTCTTGAGATCCTTTTGGTTGAGATATCCGTCCTTGTTCGTGTCGTCCGGCATTCCTACCACGATGAATTTTCTCCCCGTCTTTAATCCGGGAAAAACGTCCGGATTCGCTTCCGTAATTTCTGACGGACCACCAGACTTACTCTCCTGCTCCGTTCCGTAAAAATAGTCCCAGATATAGATGCTTTTCCCGAACACTTTGCGGATTTTTCCGTTTAACAGATCCACTACGACCAGATTTTGGGCGTGGTTCAAAGTTTTTCTAGGTCCGAAATTTTCCCTGTCCCGATTCAAATTCAGAGGATAGTACAAAAATCGATCCCAGGCCACCGAAGAATGCTCCAGCAAATCGTCGTCCGGCTCCACGTAAACGGTTTCGCTCTTTTTAGAGGAGGATTTGGAGATCTCGATCCCGCGGTCGT from Leptospira fletcheri includes:
- the trxB gene encoding thioredoxin-disulfide reductase; its protein translation is MSHKVVIIGSGPAGHTAAIYAARANLKPVLYEGFMAGGIAAGGQLTTTTEVENFPGFPEGIDGTHLTQLFRSQSEKYGTTIHTQNITKVDFSSHPFKLWSDEELIQADAIIIATGATAKRMFIPGEDAYWQKGISACAVCDGALPIYRNKELAVIGGGDSAVEEASHLTKFASKVYLVHRRDSLRASKIMQKRATTHPKIEILWNTTVEGATGNGNQLTSLKVKDVVSGSTRDLSVGGLFYAIGHKPNTEIFEGHLDLDETGYIKTVPGTTRTSVEGVFAAGDVQDKTYRQAITAAGSGCMAALEAERWLEAREE